The Mycolicibacterium flavescens genomic interval GTACAGGACACTGATTTCGACGTTATCGCACGACCTCGAATATGTGAATCGCGATTCCGCGCTCACCGCCCCGAAGAGGTCCGACACGCAGCGGTAGGCGTGCGTCTGGCGGAGTTCATCACGTTGTGTCGACACCGTGATCACCGCACGCTCCCAGGTTCCGCGGAGATGTCGGTGGCCCCGTCTACGATTCCTGCGGCCCCCTTCTCGGCATCGACACAAAGGACCTGCAGTGAGTTACACCGCCGCCGACATCACCGAACTCGATGATGTCCAGCACACACGCCTGCGGCCGGCGGTGAACCTGGGGCTCGACGTGCTCAACACCGCGTTGCGTGAGTTGATCGACAACGCCGTCGAGGAGGTCGCCGATCCGGGAAACGGTGGATCCACCGTGACGATCACCCTGCACGCGGACGGATCGGTCAGCGTCGCCGACGACGGCCGCGGCCTGCCCGTCGACACCGATCCGACGACAGGAAAGAACGGCATCGTCAAGACGCTCGGCACCGCGCGGGCCGGCGGGAAGTTCTCTGTCCATACCGACGCGGCGAGCACGGGGGCCGGTCTGAACGGAATCGGCGCCGCCGCTGCGGTATTCATTTCCGCACGCACCGACGTGACGGTGCATCGGGGCGGCAAGACCTACGTGCAAAGCTTCGGGCGCGGTTACCCGGGAACGTTCGAAGGCAAGGAGTTCGACCCGAACGCCCCGTTCACCCGGGCCGACACCCAGAAACTGCGCGGCACCGCAAATCGGAAGCCCGCCATGCAGGGCACCACCGTTCGCATCCTGTTCGACCCGGCGGTGGTCCCCGACACCAGCGTCGACATCGGCGAAGTGCTGCTGCGGGCGCATGCCGCGGCCCGGATGTCCCCCGGTGTGAACCTGCTCGTAATCGACGAGAGCTGGCCCGGCGAGGAGGTGCCGCAGGCGTTTCTCGAGCCGTTCAGCGGCCCTTGGGGCACAGACACGCTGCTCGATCTCATGTGCACCGCCGCGGGCGCTCCCGCGCCGGACGTTCGCGCAGCGGTCGAGGGTCGCGGCGAGTACACCACCGGCCGCGGACCGACGCCGTTCCGCTGGTCGCTGACCGCGGGTCCGGCCGAACCGGCGACGGTGGCCGCGTTCTGCAACACCGTGCGAACCCCCGGCGGCGGATCACATCTGACGGCCGCGATGAAGGGCCTGTCCGAAGCGCTGGCCGATCGTGCGTCGCGGATGCGTGATCTGGGCCTGGCCAAGGGCGAAGAAGGCCCTGAACCACAGGATTTCGCGGCCGTCACCGCTCTTGCAGTGGACACCCGTGCGCCGGACGTCGCCTGGGACTCTCAGGCCAAGACGGCGGTGTCGTCGCGGTCGTTGAACGTTGCGATGGCCCCTGACGTCGCGCGCAG includes:
- a CDS encoding DNA topoisomerase, with translation MSYTAADITELDDVQHTRLRPAVNLGLDVLNTALRELIDNAVEEVADPGNGGSTVTITLHADGSVSVADDGRGLPVDTDPTTGKNGIVKTLGTARAGGKFSVHTDAASTGAGLNGIGAAAAVFISARTDVTVHRGGKTYVQSFGRGYPGTFEGKEFDPNAPFTRADTQKLRGTANRKPAMQGTTVRILFDPAVVPDTSVDIGEVLLRAHAAARMSPGVNLLVIDESWPGEEVPQAFLEPFSGPWGTDTLLDLMCTAAGAPAPDVRAAVEGRGEYTTGRGPTPFRWSLTAGPAEPATVAAFCNTVRTPGGGSHLTAAMKGLSEALADRASRMRDLGLAKGEEGPEPQDFAAVTALAVDTRAPDVAWDSQAKTAVSSRSLNVAMAPDVARSVTVWAANPANSDAVTLWTKLALESARARRSAEGAKARSRAASKAKGLGTNLSLPPKLLPSRETGRGSGAELFLCEGDSALGTIKAARDAAFQAAFPLKGKPPNVYGFALSKARSKDEFDSIERILGCGVRDNCDPELCRYDRILFASDADPDGGNINSSLISMFLDFYRPLVEAGMVYVTLPPLFVVKTASERIYCQDESERDAAVAKLKAASKGRVEVQRNKGLGEMDADDFWNTVLDPQRRTVIRVHPDDGEKNLHHTLFGGPPEGRRTWMAEIAARVDTNSLDLD